One part of the Roseomonas gilardii genome encodes these proteins:
- a CDS encoding LysR substrate-binding domain-containing protein, which produces MTPRRLHQLEAFRAVMQGGSVTRAAEMLNLSQPAVTKLLRALEEETRLALFDRSRRRLTPTQEARRFEAEAERFFAAATRMDRIANDMRSAGMGELRVATLPSFGFSFVPGLLARFARQVRQLRVSVTVASSLEVHEMVAAGLADLGFALPLSAAPASAVAEPIRLPGILVLPPGHRLARRRRVMLGELQGEPCISLGRQYRLRDLVDELFERHGVAPVPVAETQNAAAACAMAAEGLGFTVVEAITAAQFAGRVVLRPLEPTVEFPVNVLAPPGRPVAVLAARFLEMLRVEAAAQSARAGRR; this is translated from the coding sequence ATGACACCCCGCCGGCTGCATCAGCTGGAAGCATTCCGTGCCGTCATGCAGGGCGGTTCGGTCACGCGTGCGGCGGAGATGCTGAACCTGTCCCAGCCCGCCGTGACCAAGCTATTGCGGGCGTTGGAGGAGGAGACGCGGCTCGCCCTCTTCGACCGCAGCCGCCGTCGCCTGACGCCGACGCAGGAGGCGCGGCGCTTCGAGGCGGAGGCGGAGCGCTTCTTCGCCGCCGCCACCCGCATGGACCGGATCGCCAATGACATGCGCAGCGCCGGGATGGGCGAGCTGCGCGTCGCCACCCTGCCCTCCTTCGGCTTCAGCTTCGTTCCCGGCCTGCTGGCCCGCTTCGCGCGGCAGGTGCGGCAGCTCCGTGTCTCGGTGACGGTGGCCAGTTCGCTGGAGGTGCATGAGATGGTGGCGGCCGGCCTGGCCGATCTCGGCTTCGCCCTGCCGCTCTCGGCCGCCCCGGCCAGCGCCGTGGCGGAGCCCATCCGCCTGCCCGGCATCCTCGTCCTGCCACCGGGGCACCGTCTGGCGCGGCGGCGGCGCGTGATGCTGGGGGAGCTCCAGGGGGAGCCCTGCATCTCCCTCGGGCGCCAGTACCGGCTGCGCGACCTGGTGGACGAGCTCTTCGAGCGGCACGGCGTGGCGCCTGTCCCGGTGGCCGAGACGCAGAACGCCGCGGCGGCCTGCGCCATGGCGGCGGAAGGGCTGGGCTTCACCGTGGTGGAGGCCATCACGGCCGCGCAGTTCGCCGGGCGGGTGGTGCTGCGCCCGCTGGAGCCGACGGTGGAATTCCCGGTGAACGTGCTGGCGCCGCCCGGCCGGCCCGTCGCCGTGCTGGCGGCACGGTTCCTGGAGATGCTGCGTGTCGAGGCCGCCGCGCAATCCGCCCGGGCCGGCCGGCGATAA
- a CDS encoding ABC transporter substrate-binding protein: MRRLLLAATALMGVAFGAAGTASAQDRLVVAAYGGSYEKIMRESVIPEFEKANNVKVDYLAGNSSDSLARLQAQRGRQEIGVVLLDDGPMAQAVSLGFCQKITDQKALGSVYPIAVMGDGKAVGTGFGYTGIAYNADLFRQRNLPVPASWMDLAKPEYKQRLSIPGIDNTYGLHTLVMMARANGGGENDIAPGFKVMREKINPNVLAYESSPGKMSEMFQSGEIWLSVWGSSRVAAMKESGFPLEIVRPKEGAVVLMTATCAVEGAPKPELAQKFVAHLLSPAVQVAFSTYYGSGPTSKEVKLPEDVAKRVIYGEDQVKQLVTMDWDVINKNRTEWTRRWQREVER; the protein is encoded by the coding sequence ATGCGCAGACTGCTTCTGGCGGCGACGGCCCTGATGGGCGTGGCATTCGGCGCGGCGGGCACAGCCTCGGCGCAGGACCGGCTGGTGGTGGCGGCCTATGGCGGCTCCTACGAGAAGATCATGCGGGAAAGCGTGATCCCGGAATTCGAGAAGGCGAACAACGTCAAGGTCGACTACCTCGCCGGCAATTCCTCGGACAGCCTGGCGCGGCTGCAGGCCCAGCGCGGGCGGCAGGAGATCGGCGTCGTCCTGCTGGATGACGGGCCGATGGCCCAGGCCGTCTCGCTCGGCTTCTGCCAGAAGATCACCGACCAGAAGGCGCTCGGCAGCGTCTATCCCATCGCGGTGATGGGCGATGGCAAGGCCGTGGGCACCGGCTTCGGCTATACCGGCATCGCCTACAACGCCGACCTGTTCAGGCAGCGCAACCTGCCGGTCCCCGCCTCCTGGATGGATCTGGCGAAGCCGGAATACAAGCAGCGCCTCTCCATCCCCGGCATCGACAACACCTATGGCCTCCACACGCTGGTGATGATGGCCCGCGCCAATGGTGGCGGCGAGAACGACATCGCCCCCGGCTTCAAGGTGATGCGCGAGAAGATCAACCCGAACGTGCTCGCCTATGAGAGCAGCCCGGGCAAGATGAGCGAGATGTTCCAGTCCGGCGAGATCTGGCTCTCCGTCTGGGGCTCCTCCCGCGTCGCGGCGATGAAGGAATCCGGCTTCCCGCTGGAGATCGTGCGGCCCAAGGAAGGTGCGGTGGTGCTGATGACCGCGACCTGCGCCGTGGAGGGCGCGCCGAAGCCGGAACTGGCGCAGAAATTCGTCGCCCACCTGCTCTCGCCCGCCGTGCAGGTGGCCTTCTCCACCTATTACGGCTCCGGTCCCACCAGCAAGGAGGTCAAGCTGCCCGAGGATGTCGCGAAGCGCGTCATCTATGGCGAGGACCAGGTGAAGCAACTCGTCACCATGGACTGGGACGTGATCAACAAGAACCGCACCGAGTGGACGCGCCGCTGGCAGCGCGAGGTCGAGCGCTGA
- a CDS encoding ABC transporter ATP-binding protein, with protein sequence MGPAFLELDGVAKQYGPVTAVHDVTIRVARGEFLGLLGPSGCGKTTTLQMIAGFEAPTSGRIMLEGRDLAAVPAAKRGMGIVFQSYALFPHMTAAENVAFGLEMRKVPKAERAKRVRETLDLVHLAHLADRFPRNMSGGQQQRVALARALVIEPRLLLLDEPLSNLDAKLREEMQVELRELQRRVGVTTVMVTHDQHEAMALCDRVAVMQGGRLMQIDEPWRAYEEPAGEFVADFLGRSNRLPARATGQGEAEAGGHRFALPPELAAAPGDILLTIRPERLRLRHATEPGLRGEVHSRVFLGGSWLYRVDTAVGAVMVTAQNTGAAPVEEGSPVSLDWDAHSLRRLSASRGAA encoded by the coding sequence ATGGGGCCCGCCTTCCTGGAACTGGACGGGGTCGCCAAGCAGTACGGCCCCGTCACGGCGGTGCATGACGTGACCATCCGCGTGGCCCGGGGGGAGTTCCTGGGCCTGCTCGGCCCCTCCGGCTGCGGCAAGACCACCACGTTGCAGATGATCGCGGGCTTCGAGGCGCCGACCTCCGGGCGCATCATGCTGGAAGGCCGCGACCTCGCCGCCGTGCCCGCCGCGAAGCGCGGCATGGGCATCGTCTTCCAGTCCTACGCGCTCTTCCCGCACATGACGGCGGCGGAGAACGTCGCCTTCGGCCTGGAGATGCGGAAGGTGCCGAAGGCGGAGCGCGCGAAGCGGGTGCGCGAGACGCTGGACCTCGTCCACCTCGCGCATCTGGCCGACCGCTTCCCCCGCAACATGTCGGGCGGGCAGCAGCAGCGCGTGGCCCTGGCCCGCGCCCTGGTGATCGAGCCGCGCCTGCTGCTGCTGGACGAGCCGCTCTCCAACCTCGACGCCAAGCTGCGCGAGGAGATGCAGGTGGAACTGCGCGAGCTGCAACGCCGCGTCGGCGTCACCACCGTCATGGTGACGCACGACCAGCACGAGGCCATGGCGCTCTGCGACCGCGTGGCGGTGATGCAGGGCGGGCGGCTGATGCAGATCGACGAACCCTGGCGCGCCTATGAGGAGCCGGCGGGCGAGTTCGTCGCCGACTTCCTCGGTCGCAGCAACCGCCTGCCGGCCCGTGCCACCGGACAGGGCGAGGCCGAGGCCGGCGGGCACCGCTTCGCCCTGCCGCCGGAACTCGCCGCCGCCCCCGGCGACATCCTGCTGACCATCCGGCCGGAGCGGCTGCGGCTGCGTCACGCCACCGAGCCCGGGCTGCGCGGGGAGGTGCATTCGCGCGTCTTCCTCGGCGGCTCCTGGCTCTACCGTGTCGATACGGCGGTGGGCGCGGTCATGGTGACGGCGCAGAACACCGGCGCCGCGCCGGTCGAGGAAGGCTCCCCCGTTTCCCTGGACTGGGACGCGCACAGTCTGCGCCGCCTCTCCGCATCAAGGGGGGCGGCATGA
- a CDS encoding ABC transporter permease — protein MRRRLSAPLLLTLPSGLVYALVLLLPLIGVAVLSLQGFDFDKGILPRWNLANYADLATDSLFREVLERTFRLSVITTAICLLIGVPEAWIVHRMAPRWRGLMLLVVVGPLLVSVVVRTFGWMVLLGTNGLINDALVAIGIPGAPFRLMFTELAIVIGLVHVMVPLVVLSVWASLGRLDPALARAAESLGAGRLTTFRRVILPNIMPGVLGGALMVFCLSASAFATPAMLGGKRLRVVASMAYNEFLNTLNWPLGAAIAVLLLLAILLCTLLWTRLVERRALRRLGVGA, from the coding sequence ATGAGGCGGCGCCTGTCCGCGCCGCTGCTGCTGACGCTGCCCTCGGGCCTCGTCTATGCGCTGGTGCTGCTGCTGCCGCTGATCGGGGTGGCGGTGCTCAGCCTCCAGGGCTTCGACTTCGACAAGGGCATCCTGCCGCGCTGGAACCTGGCCAACTACGCCGACCTCGCCACGGATTCGCTGTTCCGCGAGGTGCTGGAGCGCACCTTCCGCCTCTCCGTCATCACCACCGCCATCTGCCTGCTGATCGGCGTGCCGGAGGCCTGGATCGTCCACCGCATGGCGCCGCGCTGGCGTGGGCTGATGCTGCTCGTCGTGGTCGGGCCGCTGCTGGTCTCCGTCGTGGTGCGCACCTTCGGCTGGATGGTGCTGCTCGGCACCAACGGGCTGATCAACGACGCGCTGGTGGCCATCGGTATCCCCGGCGCGCCCTTCCGCCTGATGTTCACCGAGCTCGCCATCGTCATCGGCCTCGTCCATGTCATGGTGCCGCTGGTGGTGCTGTCCGTCTGGGCCAGCCTGGGGCGGCTCGATCCCGCGCTCGCACGGGCGGCGGAAAGCCTGGGCGCCGGGCGCCTCACCACCTTCCGCCGCGTCATCCTGCCCAACATCATGCCGGGCGTGCTGGGCGGCGCGCTGATGGTCTTCTGCCTCTCGGCCTCCGCCTTCGCCACGCCCGCCATGCTGGGCGGCAAGCGGCTGCGCGTCGTGGCCAGCATGGCCTACAACGAGTTCCTCAACACGCTGAACTGGCCGCTGGGCGCCGCGATCGCCGTGCTGCTGCTCCTCGCCATCCTGCTCTGCACGCTGCTCTGGACGCGGCTGGTGGAACGGCGCGCGCTGCGCCGGCTGGGGGTCGGGGCATGA
- a CDS encoding ABC transporter permease, translating into MNRNGPLSLAFHGLFIAFILAPLVVVVLVSFTGKGFMAMPFDGASLRWYRAIADNPQFLESFWVSLRLGLVSATLSALIAVPAALAIARGRFPGRDAIAAFLVSPLMIPHVVLGVALLRFFSGLGLAGSFAGLVAAHLIVVTPYMVRLVSAGLAGLDPRVERAAESLGAGRLTVFRRITLPLILPGVAGGWILAFITSFDELTVSLFLASPSSTPLPVRLFTYIDQMTDPLVAAVSAALIGLTALVLVVLDRFYPIDRLLTGERR; encoded by the coding sequence ATGAACCGCAACGGTCCGCTGTCCCTGGCCTTCCACGGGCTCTTCATCGCCTTCATCCTGGCGCCGCTGGTCGTCGTGGTCCTGGTCTCCTTCACCGGCAAGGGCTTCATGGCGATGCCCTTCGACGGCGCCTCGCTGCGCTGGTACCGGGCCATCGCCGACAACCCGCAGTTCCTGGAGAGCTTCTGGGTCAGCCTGCGGCTCGGTCTCGTCTCGGCCACGCTGTCCGCGCTGATCGCCGTGCCGGCGGCACTGGCCATCGCGCGCGGGCGCTTCCCCGGCCGCGACGCCATCGCGGCCTTCCTGGTCTCGCCGCTGATGATCCCGCATGTCGTGCTGGGCGTGGCGTTGCTGCGCTTCTTCTCCGGCCTCGGCCTCGCGGGCTCCTTCGCGGGGCTGGTGGCGGCGCATCTGATCGTGGTGACGCCCTACATGGTGCGGCTGGTGAGTGCCGGCCTCGCCGGGCTCGACCCGCGCGTCGAACGCGCTGCGGAGAGCCTGGGTGCCGGGCGCCTCACCGTCTTCCGCCGCATCACCCTGCCGCTCATCCTGCCCGGCGTGGCGGGGGGCTGGATCCTGGCCTTCATCACCAGCTTCGACGAGCTGACGGTGAGCCTCTTCCTCGCCTCGCCCTCCTCCACCCCGCTGCCGGTGCGTCTCTTCACCTATATCGACCAGATGACGGACCCGCTCGTGGCCGCCGTTTCCGCCGCGCTGATCGGGCTGACCGCGCTGGTGCTGGTGGTACTGGACCGGTTCTACCCGATCGACCGCTTGCTCACCGGGGAGCGTCGGTGA
- a CDS encoding NAD(P)/FAD-dependent oxidoreductase has product MSTHDAIVVGGGLVGTAIAYGLVKQGLSTLLLDEGDVAHRASRGNFGLVWVQSKGLGAPHYQRWTRGSAEEWPALAQELAERTGLDTALHQPGGLHICLSEEEFEARANYMARLQREAGNLGLEYRMLRHAEVKEMMPGIGKAVVGASWTPYDGHASPLYLLRGLHAAFREAGGVYQPNAKVEDSTAAPGDFSVTAGGGTHRAPRLVLAAGLGNLELAPRFGLSAPVRPQRGEVLVTERTRMLLPMPTTTVRQTDEGSVMMGDSKEEAGYDSLTQTPGIMRGMARRAVLSFPWIAELNIVRAWSALRIMSPDGLPIYEQSARFPGAFTANCHSGVTLAGAHANRLAPMIAAGELPPEMAPFSARRFDDVRTAA; this is encoded by the coding sequence ATGAGCACCCACGACGCGATCGTGGTGGGCGGCGGGCTGGTGGGCACCGCCATCGCCTATGGGCTGGTGAAGCAGGGACTCTCCACGCTGCTGCTGGACGAGGGCGATGTCGCCCACCGCGCCAGCCGCGGCAATTTCGGCCTGGTCTGGGTCCAGTCCAAGGGTCTCGGCGCGCCGCACTACCAGCGATGGACGCGCGGCTCGGCCGAGGAATGGCCGGCGCTGGCCCAGGAACTGGCGGAGCGCACCGGGCTCGACACGGCGCTGCACCAGCCGGGCGGGCTGCATATCTGCCTCTCCGAGGAAGAGTTCGAAGCCCGTGCCAACTACATGGCGCGGCTGCAGCGGGAGGCCGGGAATCTCGGCCTGGAATACCGCATGCTGCGCCATGCCGAGGTGAAGGAGATGATGCCGGGCATCGGCAAGGCGGTCGTGGGCGCGAGCTGGACGCCCTATGACGGCCATGCCAGCCCGCTCTATCTCCTGCGCGGGTTGCACGCCGCCTTCCGCGAGGCCGGTGGCGTGTACCAGCCGAATGCGAAGGTGGAGGACAGCACCGCCGCGCCGGGCGATTTCTCGGTGACGGCCGGGGGCGGAACGCATCGCGCGCCGCGCCTCGTGCTCGCCGCCGGGCTGGGCAACCTGGAGCTGGCGCCGCGCTTCGGCCTGTCCGCCCCGGTGCGGCCGCAGCGGGGCGAGGTGCTGGTGACGGAGCGCACCCGCATGCTGCTGCCCATGCCCACCACCACGGTGCGCCAGACCGACGAGGGCTCGGTGATGATGGGCGACAGCAAGGAGGAGGCGGGCTACGACAGCCTCACCCAGACGCCCGGCATCATGCGCGGCATGGCACGGCGCGCGGTGCTGTCCTTCCCCTGGATCGCCGAGCTGAACATCGTGCGCGCCTGGTCGGCGCTGCGCATCATGTCGCCGGATGGTCTGCCGATCTACGAGCAGTCCGCCCGCTTCCCCGGTGCCTTCACCGCCAACTGCCATTCCGGCGTCACCCTGGCCGGGGCGCATGCCAACCGGCTGGCCCCCATGATCGCCGCCGGCGAACTCCCGCCGGAGATGGCCCCCTTCAGCGCAAGGCGTTTCGACGATGTTCGTACAGCGGCCTGA
- a CDS encoding (2Fe-2S)-binding protein — translation MFVQRPEARAPGTAQVEVFVDGRSLRVPEGASAAAAVLLAGIPAIRSTPVKGSPRLPYCMMGVCFDCLAEIDGVANRQSCMVTVTPGMRIVPQQGARRARPEMAGEDA, via the coding sequence ATGTTCGTACAGCGGCCTGAGGCCCGCGCGCCCGGCACGGCGCAGGTGGAAGTCTTCGTGGATGGGCGGAGCCTGCGCGTGCCGGAAGGTGCGTCCGCCGCCGCCGCCGTGCTGCTGGCCGGCATCCCCGCCATCCGCAGCACGCCGGTGAAGGGCTCGCCGCGCCTGCCCTATTGCATGATGGGCGTCTGCTTCGACTGCCTCGCCGAGATCGACGGCGTGGCCAACCGGCAGTCCTGCATGGTGACGGTGACGCCGGGCATGCGGATCGTGCCGCAGCAGGGTGCGCGCCGGGCGCGGCCGGAGATGGCGGGGGAGGATGCGTGA
- a CDS encoding NAD(P)/FAD-dependent oxidoreductase: MASGSMVDLAIVGAGPAGMGAAIEAASLGLSVTVLDEQPAPGGQVFRAVEAAAGDPALQGEFATQGAALAREFRAAQEGGGRIDYRPSTTLWHLDKQAGLLSVLHGGASSEIEARRVLLATGAQERPVPVPGWTLPGVMGMGAAQILLKTAGAVPQGPVVLAGQGPLTWLLAVQILRAGAGPVTLLETARGGAAGAGLRHPGGLWNGRGLLLKGLALVREAKRLGLKLVRHVRGLRAEGEGRVERVRWDGGSLPCDTLLLHEGVIPSTHISRAIGLAHRWDAAQLCWRPVLDAWGATSHERIAIAGDGGGIGGWEAALATGRLAALDAAQRLGRISGPERDRRAVPYRAALSAALSLRPFLDALYAPAPEVLAPRDDDTIVCRCEEITAGQVRLAARLGATGPNQAKAYLRAGMGPCQGRMCGTTVAALIAEERGISIEDAGTLRPRAPFKPMTVGELAALPPEEVA; this comes from the coding sequence ATGGCCTCCGGTTCCATGGTCGATCTGGCCATCGTGGGCGCCGGCCCGGCCGGCATGGGGGCCGCCATCGAGGCGGCGTCGCTGGGCCTGTCCGTCACCGTGCTGGACGAGCAGCCGGCGCCGGGCGGGCAGGTCTTCCGCGCCGTGGAGGCCGCCGCCGGCGACCCGGCGCTCCAGGGCGAGTTCGCCACCCAGGGCGCTGCGCTGGCGCGCGAGTTCCGTGCGGCCCAGGAGGGCGGAGGTCGCATCGACTACCGCCCCTCCACCACGCTCTGGCATCTCGACAAGCAGGCCGGGCTGCTTTCGGTGCTGCATGGCGGCGCCTCCTCGGAGATCGAGGCGCGGCGTGTGCTGCTGGCGACCGGGGCGCAGGAAAGGCCGGTGCCGGTCCCCGGCTGGACGCTGCCGGGCGTGATGGGCATGGGCGCGGCGCAGATCCTGCTCAAGACCGCGGGCGCGGTGCCGCAGGGGCCGGTTGTGCTGGCCGGGCAGGGGCCGCTCACCTGGCTGCTGGCGGTGCAGATCCTGCGCGCCGGGGCCGGGCCGGTGACCCTGCTGGAGACCGCGCGCGGCGGCGCGGCCGGGGCGGGGCTGCGGCATCCCGGCGGGCTGTGGAACGGCCGCGGGCTGCTGCTCAAGGGCCTCGCTTTGGTGCGGGAGGCGAAGCGCCTCGGGCTCAAGCTGGTGCGCCATGTCCGCGGCCTCCGCGCGGAGGGCGAAGGGCGGGTCGAGCGCGTGCGCTGGGATGGCGGCAGCCTGCCCTGCGACACGCTGCTGCTGCATGAGGGGGTGATCCCCTCCACGCATATCTCCCGTGCCATCGGGCTGGCGCATCGCTGGGACGCGGCGCAGCTCTGCTGGCGCCCGGTGCTCGATGCCTGGGGTGCCACCAGTCACGAGCGCATCGCCATCGCGGGCGATGGCGGCGGCATCGGCGGCTGGGAGGCGGCGCTGGCGACCGGACGGCTCGCGGCGCTGGATGCGGCACAGCGGCTGGGCCGGATCTCCGGACCGGAGCGCGACCGGCGCGCCGTGCCGTATCGCGCCGCCCTCAGCGCCGCGCTGTCCCTGCGCCCCTTCCTCGATGCGCTCTATGCCCCGGCGCCGGAGGTGCTGGCGCCGCGCGACGACGACACGATCGTCTGCCGCTGCGAGGAGATCACCGCCGGCCAGGTCCGCCTCGCCGCCCGCCTGGGCGCCACCGGGCCGAATCAGGCCAAGGCCTATCTCCGCGCCGGCATGGGGCCCTGCCAGGGGCGGATGTGCGGCACCACCGTGGCCGCGCTGATCGCGGAGGAGCGCGGCATCTCCATCGAGGATGCCGGGACGCTGCGCCCCCGCGCGCCCTTCAAGCCGATGACGGTGGGCGAGCTTGCCGCCCTGCCGCCGGAGGAGGTGGCCTGA
- a CDS encoding RidA family protein — protein MIRRHARTPIMHRVVEHNGVLYFGGIVADDRSLPMKGQTEQILAKIGTLLEENGSDKGKVLAATLYITDMALKDEMNAAWTEWFGAEDLPTRATIGVADLGPNTLIEVVVTAARG, from the coding sequence ATGATCCGACGCCATGCCCGCACCCCCATCATGCACCGCGTGGTGGAGCATAACGGCGTACTGTATTTCGGCGGCATCGTCGCCGATGACCGTTCCCTGCCCATGAAGGGCCAGACCGAGCAGATCCTGGCCAAGATCGGCACGCTGCTGGAGGAGAACGGTAGCGACAAGGGCAAGGTCCTGGCCGCCACGCTCTACATCACCGACATGGCGCTGAAGGACGAGATGAACGCCGCCTGGACCGAATGGTTCGGCGCGGAGGACCTGCCGACCCGTGCCACCATCGGCGTCGCCGATCTCGGGCCGAACACGCTGATCGAGGTGGTGGTCACCGCCGCGCGCGGCTGA
- a CDS encoding NAD(P)/FAD-dependent oxidoreductase, with the protein MSPPVDRVESDPSLPAEADVVVIGAGIAGVAASYFLARAGKRVALLEKGVVAGEQSSRNWGWCRVQNRDEREIPIMQRSMELWDSLPRETGLSMGFRRTGLIFVTRNQADLAAWESWVAMARRYQAHSHMLSAEEARAATPASAGGWIGGVSSPRDGMADPAMAAPALAEAARRLGATLHQRCAVRGLDITAGRVSGVVTERGRIRAPAVLCAAGAWSSMFLRRHGIDLPQSSIRSTVFTTEPGPEVTPGGLYTSDITIGRRADGSYLIAAGNRGQIEITPQGLRYARKFWPTLVARRHMVKIGVGASFFRGPEALAKRWSFDRPTVFEEEDMRVLDPAPNTAIVPAALEQLGRTFPALAGSRMARVWSGWIDSTPDAVPVISAVERMPGLFLSTGYSGHGFGIGPGAGQLAADLILGGTPAVDPAPFRLSRLVDGSPIRKPGMM; encoded by the coding sequence ATGTCGCCGCCCGTCGATCGCGTCGAGAGTGACCCCAGCCTTCCCGCCGAGGCGGATGTCGTGGTGATCGGGGCCGGCATCGCCGGCGTCGCGGCCAGCTATTTCCTGGCCAGGGCGGGCAAGCGCGTCGCCCTGCTGGAGAAGGGCGTGGTGGCCGGCGAGCAGTCCAGCCGAAACTGGGGCTGGTGTCGCGTGCAGAACCGGGACGAGCGCGAGATCCCGATCATGCAGCGGAGCATGGAGCTCTGGGACAGCCTGCCGCGCGAGACTGGCCTGTCCATGGGATTCCGCCGCACCGGCCTGATCTTCGTGACGCGCAACCAGGCGGACCTCGCCGCCTGGGAAAGCTGGGTCGCCATGGCGCGGCGCTATCAGGCACACAGCCACATGCTCTCGGCCGAGGAGGCCCGGGCCGCGACGCCCGCCAGCGCGGGCGGCTGGATCGGCGGCGTCTCCTCGCCCCGCGACGGCATGGCCGACCCGGCCATGGCCGCGCCTGCCCTGGCGGAAGCAGCGCGGCGCCTGGGCGCCACGCTCCACCAGCGCTGTGCCGTGCGCGGCCTGGACATCACCGCCGGGCGGGTGAGCGGCGTCGTCACCGAACGGGGCCGCATCCGGGCCCCTGCTGTGCTTTGCGCCGCCGGTGCCTGGTCCTCGATGTTCCTGCGCCGCCATGGCATCGACCTGCCGCAGTCGAGCATCCGCTCCACCGTCTTCACCACGGAACCGGGGCCGGAGGTGACGCCGGGCGGGCTCTACACCTCCGACATCACCATCGGTCGCCGGGCGGATGGCAGCTACCTCATCGCCGCCGGCAATCGCGGCCAGATCGAGATCACGCCACAGGGCCTCCGCTATGCCCGCAAGTTCTGGCCGACGCTGGTGGCCCGCCGCCACATGGTGAAGATCGGTGTCGGCGCCTCCTTCTTCCGCGGCCCCGAGGCGCTGGCGAAGCGCTGGTCCTTCGACCGGCCCACGGTGTTCGAGGAGGAGGACATGCGCGTGCTCGACCCGGCGCCCAACACCGCCATCGTTCCCGCAGCCCTCGAACAGCTCGGCCGAACCTTCCCGGCCCTGGCCGGGTCGCGCATGGCACGGGTCTGGAGCGGCTGGATCGATTCCACGCCCGATGCGGTGCCGGTGATCTCGGCGGTGGAGCGGATGCCCGGCCTGTTCCTGTCCACCGGCTACAGCGGTCATGGCTTCGGCATCGGGCCCGGCGCAGGGCAGCTCGCGGCGGATCTCATCCTCGGCGGCACGCCGGCCGTGGATCCGGCGCCCTTCCGCCTCAGCCGGCTGGTGGACGGTTCGCCCATCCGCAAGCCCGGGATGATGTGA
- a CDS encoding haloacid dehalogenase type II, which translates to MPRLRPSFITFDCYGTLTNFRMGEVARAHFAGRVPEAEMDAFVGSFSAYRLDEVLGDWKPYAEVLENAIRRACRKHGIASQEGDGDVFYRAVPGWGPHPDVPEPLKRVAKEFPLVILSNASDEQIHSNVAKLEAPFHAVFTAEQAQSYKPRMKGFEYMLDRLGARPEEVLHVSSSFRYDLMTAHDLGITMKAWVNRGHEPRGNAFYGYHEIPDIGGLPGLLGL; encoded by the coding sequence ATGCCCCGCCTGCGCCCCAGCTTCATCACCTTCGACTGCTACGGCACGCTGACGAACTTCCGGATGGGAGAGGTGGCGCGCGCGCACTTCGCCGGCCGCGTGCCGGAGGCGGAGATGGACGCTTTCGTGGGCAGCTTCAGCGCCTACCGCCTCGACGAGGTGCTGGGTGACTGGAAGCCCTATGCCGAGGTCCTGGAGAACGCCATCCGCCGCGCCTGCCGCAAGCACGGCATCGCCAGCCAGGAGGGCGACGGCGATGTCTTCTACCGCGCCGTACCGGGCTGGGGGCCGCATCCGGACGTGCCGGAGCCGCTGAAGCGCGTGGCGAAGGAATTCCCGCTCGTCATCCTTTCCAACGCCTCGGACGAGCAGATCCACAGCAACGTGGCGAAGCTGGAGGCGCCCTTCCACGCCGTCTTCACCGCCGAGCAGGCGCAATCCTACAAGCCGCGCATGAAGGGCTTCGAGTACATGCTCGACCGGCTCGGCGCCCGGCCGGAGGAGGTGCTGCATGTCTCGTCGAGCTTCCGCTACGACCTGATGACGGCGCACGACCTCGGCATCACCATGAAGGCCTGGGTCAACCGGGGGCACGAGCCGCGCGGCAACGCCTTCTACGGCTACCACGAGATCCCCGATATCGGTGGCCTGCCGGGCCTGCTCGGTCTCTGA